In Panicum virgatum strain AP13 chromosome 4N, P.virgatum_v5, whole genome shotgun sequence, a single window of DNA contains:
- the LOC120668625 gene encoding peroxidase 45-like, with protein sequence MASRKLGLFVAAVVSAAAFVPPSAVAQLRTDYYASVCPNLESIVRGSVRQSMAQSQISAPAALRLFFHDCAITGCDASIMIVNSNGDDEWRHSDNQSLKREGFQTVLSAKAAVDGDPQCRNKVSCADILALAARESVVQSGGPYYQVELGRYDGRVSTRGSVVLPHVNFNLDQLNAFFSGLGFNQTEMVALLGAHTLGAADCPFFQYRIGSDPSMDQGLASQLRATCGANPGGGFAFLDPSPGGFDNAFYRNLQGGRGLLGTDQVLYSDQRSRGAVDAYAANQGAFFADFVAAVTKLGRIGVKTAATGEIRRDCRFPN encoded by the exons ATGGCGAGCCGAAAGCTGGGCTTgttcgtcgccgccgtcgtgtccgcggcggcgttcgtgccgccgtccgccgtcgCGCAGCTGAGGACGGACTACTACGCCAGCGTCTGCCCCAACCTGGAGAGCATCGTCCGGGGCTCCGTCAGGCAGTCCATGGCGCAGTCCCAGATCTCGGCGCCCGCCGCGCTCCGGCTCTTCTTCCACGACTGCGCCATCACG GGCTGCGATGCGTCGATCATGATCGTGAACTCGAACGGCGACGACGAGTGGCGGCACAGCGACAACCAGTCGCTGAAGCGGGAGGGGTTCCAGACGGTCCTGAGCGCCAAGGCCGCCGTCGACGGCGACCCGCAGTGCCGCAACAAGGTGTCGTGTGCCGACATCCTGGCGCTCGCCGCCAGGGAGTCCGTCGTCCAG AGTGGCGGGCCGTACTACCAGGTGGAGCTCGGCCGGTACGACGGCCGCGTGTCGACCAGGGGCAGCGTCGTGCTCCCGCACGTCAACTTCAACCTGGACCAGCTCAACGCCTTCTTCTCCGGCCTCGGCTTCAACCAGACCGAGATGGTCGCCCTCCTAGGTGCCCACACCCTCGGCGCCGCGGACTGCCCCTTCTTCCAGTACAGGATCGGGAGCGACCCGAGCATGGACCAGGGCCTGGCGTCGCAGCTGCGCGCCACCTGCGGCGCCAaccccggcggcggcttcgCGTTCCTCGACCCCTCGCCGGGGGGCTTCGACAACGCCTTCTACCGGAACCTGCAGGGCGGCAGGGGCCTGCTGGGCACCGACCAGGTGCTGTACAGCGACCAGAGGTCCCGCGGCGCCGTCGACGCCTACGCGGCCAACCAGGGCGCCTTCTTCGCCGACTTCGTGGCCGCCGTCACCAAGCTCGGGAGGATCGGCGTCAAGACGGCCGCCACCGGCGAGATACGACGCGACTGCCGGTTCCCCAACTAG